The genomic window GGCTGCGGTATGGCGTGCCCGTTCTGCGCGACCGGTCAGGCCGGGCTCACCCGCAACCTGTCGACCGCCGAGATCGTCGACCAGGTGCGGGCCGCGGCCGCAGCCCTGCGCGACGGGGAGGTCGAAGGGGGAGAGGGCCGCCTGTCGAACATCGTGTTCATGGGCATGGGTGAGCCGCTCGCCAACTACAAGCGGGTCGTCGCCGCGGTCCGCCGGATCACGTCCCCGGCCCCGAACGGTCTCGGCATCTCGCAGCGCTCCGTCACCGTCTCGACCGTCGGTCTCGCCCCGGCGATCCGCAAACTCGCCGACGAGGACCTGTCGGTGCGCCTCGCGGTGTCGCTGCACACCCCCGACGACGAACTGCGCGACACCCTCGTCCCGGTCAACAACCGCTGGCCGGTCGCCGAGGTCCTCGACGCGGCCCGCTACTACGCCGACAAGTCCGGCCGACGGGTGTCGATCGAGTACGCGCTGATCCGTGACGTCAACGATCAGCCGTGGCGCGCCGACATGCTCGGCAAGAAACTGCACAAGGCCCTCGGCCCGCTCGTGCACGTCAACCTCATCCCGCTCAACCCGACACCGGGCAGCAAGTGGGATGCCAGCCCCAAGCCGGTCGAACGCGAATTCGTCCGCCGTGTGCAGGCACAGGGCGTGTCGTGCACCGTCCGCGACACCCGCGGCCAGGAGATCGCCGCGGCATGCGGTCAGCTCGCGGCGGAGAACTGATCCCGGTCCCGCTCACGTCGAAGGCCCCGCACCGAATCGGTGCGGGGCCTTCGACGTGAGTACCGGTGTCCGGTGAACTACCGGGGCTTGCGGCGCAGAACGATGTCGCGCACGAGGATGAACACGATCGCGCCGGCGAAGCCGAGCAGGAACAGGTCCTCGACCTTGCCTTCGTGGTTGCCGATGAACATCAGCAGCAGGAACGCCGCGAAGAACCAGCCTGCGAAACGGAACAGACGCGGAGCCTCACCGCTCCAACCCCATGCGGCCGAGGGCACCTCGGCGGTGTCGACGTGCGCGGCGACGACCGGGTCGTTGGAAGTGGGGTCCAGCTGGGTACCGGCCACGGCACGATCCTCCTGATCTTGCGAAAGCAGTTTCCCGCATATCGTGGCATACGACCCGGCGTCGTAGCGACCGGGGTCCGCCCGGGTGTCGGTCGGTCCTGTCAGTTTCCTCTCAGCAGCATCAGGAACAATGGTCGGGTGCCTGAACCCACACGCATCCTCCTGCTCGGCAGCACCGGCTCCATCGGTACCCAGGCCCTCGAGGTCGTCGCCGCCAACCCCGACAAGTTCGAGGTGGTCGGTCTCGCGGCCGGTGGCGGGAACATCGACCTGTTGGCACGTCAGATCCGGGAGACCGGGGTGACGCGGGTCGCGGTCGCCGACTCCGCCGCAGCGGCGCGCCTCGACCTTCCCGGGGTGCTGTCCGGTCCGGACGCGGTCACCGAGCTGGTGCGTTCCACCCCGGCGGACGTCGTCCTCAATGCGCTCGTCGGGTCGCTCGGCCTGGCGCCCACGCTCGCCGCGCTCGAGTCGGGTGCGCGGCTCGCGCTCGCCAACAAGGAATCCCTCGTCGCCGGCGGACCGTTGGTGACGGCGGCCGCGGCACCCGGCCAGATCGTGCCCGTCGACTCGGAGCATTCGGCGCTCGCCCAGTGTCTGCGCGGTGGCCGGGCCGACGAGGTGGCGCGGCTGGTGCTCACCGCGTCCGGCGGCCCGTTCCGCGGCTGGACCGCCGCCGCGCTCGAAGACGTCACCCCCGAGCAGGCCGGCGCGCATCCGACGTGGTCGATGGGCCCGATGAACACCCTCAACTCGGCGTCGCTCGTCAACAAGGGGCTCGAGCTGATCGAGACGCATCTGCTGTTCGGCATCGACTACGACCGCATCGACGTCACCGTGCATCCGCAGTCGATCGTGCACTCGATGGTCACGTTCGTCGACGGCTCGACGCTGGCGCAGGCCAGCCCACCGGACATGAAACTGCCGATCGCGCTGGCGTTGGGCTGGCCGGACCGGGTCCCCGGCGCTGCGGCGGCCTGCGACTTCTCGGCCGCGTCCACCTGGACGTTCGAACCGGTCGACAACGTCGTGTTCCCCGCGATCGACCTGGCCCGGCAGGCCGGGAAGGCCGGCGGCTGCACGACCGCCGTCTACAACGCAGCCAACGAGGTCGCCGCCGAGGCGTTCCTCGCCGGGGCGCTGAGCTTCCCGTCGATCGTCCGCACCGTCGAGAAGGTCCTCGCCGCCGGCGGCGAATGGTCGGCACCGCCCGCTACCGTGGACGACGTACTCGCGGCCGACGGGTGGGCCCGCGCGCGGGCGCGTGATCTGGTGAAGCAGGAGGGCTAGAGCAACCATGGTCTTCGCTCTCGGGGTGGTGCTGTTCGCGCTCGGCATCGCACTGTCCATCGCGCTGCACGAGGCCGGTCACATGTGGACCGCGCAGACGCTCGGCATGAAGGTGCGCCGTTACTACATCGGCTTCGGGCCGAAGATCTTCTCGTTCCGCCGCGGTGAGACCGAGTACGGGCTCAAGGCGATCCCCGCGGGCGGCTTCTGCGACATCGCCGGCATGACCGCGATCGACGAACTCGCCGACGACGAGGTCGACCGCGCCATGTACAAGCAGAAGGCGTGGAAGCGGATCGTCGTGATGTCCGGCGGCATCGTGATGAACTTCGTGCTCGGGTTCGTACTCATCGTTGTCCTGGCTGTCGGGTGGGGGTTGCCGAACCCGGAGACTCGCGCCGTCGTGGAGAAGACGGTGTGCGTCGCGCCCACTCAGGCAGGGAAGGAGAGCGGCTACGCGCTCGCGACGTGTACCGGGGATGGTCCTGCTGCGGCCGCCGGTATTCGTGCCGGTGATGTCATCACCGCGGTGAACGGCACGGAGACCGCGACGTTCGGTGATCTGGTGAAGGCGACGCAACCCCTGTCGGGGACGGCGGACTTTACGATCGACCGGGACGGACAGACCCTGGTGCTCCCGGTGCAGGTCCAGCAGGCTCAGCGGTGGGTCAACCCACCGGGATCGACCCTGGAAGATCCGCTCCCGCCGGTGTCTCAGGAGGTCGGTGCCATCGGTGTCGGCGCGCCCCCTGGGATCGTGCAGTACTCGCTGCTGTCGGCGATTCCGGCGAGTGTGTCCTACACCGGCGACATTTTCGTGCAGACCGCGCACGCCCTGACCCAGATGCCGGCGAAGGTCGTCGACCTCTGGGATGCGGTGACCGGCGGTGAGCGAGGCAAGGACACCCCGATCAGCGTGGTGGGGGCCTCGGTGATCGGCGGCGAGGTCGCAGAGGAGGGCTTGTGGCAAGTCTTCATCGGTATGCTCGCCACCCTCAATTTCTTCCTCGGCATGTTCAACCTGCTGCCGCTGCTGCCGCTCGACGGCGGCCACATCGCGGTGACGGTCTACGAGAAGATCCGGAACTCGATCCGGAAGATGCGCGGGCTGGCGGCCGGTGGCCCGGTCGACTACATGAAGCTCATGCCCGTGACGTACGTGTTCGTCGTCCTCGGTGGCGCCTACATGCTGCTCACCCTCACTGCGGACATCGTCAACCCGATCCAGCTGTTCCCCTGACCCTGCCGAAGGATCCGGCCGGGTGATCCGGTCGAACGATAGACTTGCCCCGTACCAACGAAAGAAGGCGAAACGTGACCAGCCCCGTCGGTTTGGGTCTGCCCGAGGTTCCCGCTGTGCTCGCTCCGCGTCGCAAGACGCGTCAGCTGATGGTCGGCGGTGTCGGTGTCGGCAGCGACCACCCGGTGTCGGTGCAGTCGATGTGCACCACCAAGACGCACGACATCAACGCGACCCTGCAGCAGATCGCCGAGCTCACGGCGTCCGGCTGCGACATCGTCCGCGTCGCGTGCCCGCGCCAGGAGGACGCGGACGCGCTCGCGACGATCGCGAAGAAGAGCAAGATCCCGGTGATCGCCGACATCCACTTCCAGCCGCGGTACATCTTCGCGGCGATCGACGCCGGTTGCGCCGCGGTCCGCGTCAACCCCGGCAACATCAAGGAGTTCGACGGCCGCGTCAAGGAGGTCGCGAAGGCGGCCGGGGACGCGGGCATCCCGATCCGGATCGGCGTCAACGCCGGTTCGCTCGATCCGCGGCTGATGCAGAAGTACGGCAAGGCCACCCCGGAGGCGCTCGTCGAGTCGGCGCTGTGGGAGGCGGGCCTGTTCGAGGAACACGGCTACGGCGACATCAAGATCTCCGTCAAGCACAACGATCCCGTCGTCATGGTCGAGGCGTACCGGCAGCTGGCCGCGCAGTGCGACTACCCCCTCCACCTGGGTGTGACCGAGGCCGGTCCGGCGTTCCAGGGCACCATCAAGTCGGCGGTCGCGTTCGGCGCGCTGCTGTCCGAGGGCATCGGCGACACCATCCGGGTCTCGCTGTCGGCGCCGCCGGCGGAGGAGATCAAGGTCGGCACGCAGATCCTGCAGTCGCTGAACCTGCGTCCCCGCAAACTCGAGATCGTCTCGTGCCCGTCCTGTGGTCGGGCGCAGGTCGACGTCTACAAGCTTGCGAACGAGGTCACGGCCGGGCTCGAGGGCATGGAGGTGCCGCTGCGGGTCGCCGTGATGGGGTGTGTCGTCAACGGTCCCGGTGAGGCCCGCGAGGCGGACCTCGGTGTCGCGTCCGGCAACGGCAAGGGGCAGATCTTCGTCAAGGGCCAGGTCATCAAGACGGTCCCGGAGGCGCTGATCGTCGAAACCCTCATCGAAGAAGCGATGCGGATCGCCGAGGAGATGGAAGCCGGTGGGCAGCCCAGCGGCGCCCCGTCGGTGACCGTCGGCTGAAACCTCCCACGCAGCGCCCCTTCGTGGCAGTCTTGCTCTCGACGACACACGGTCGGCAGATTCGGACACGAAGGGAGTGCGTCGGTGCTCAAGCTCCTCGGAGCGAGGCAGCTGGGCGGTCGGGACACTGCCCAGGTGCTGCGTGTACTCGAGGCCGACCCGGTGGCTGCGTGCATGGTTGCCGCGCGCGTCCAGCAGGTCGGGCTGGATCCACGGTCCCTGCACGGTGAGATGTGGAGCCGGGGCGGGCCCACCGAATCGTTGTGTTTCGCCGGCGCCAATCTGATTCCGCTGCTCGGAGACGTCGACGATCTGCGGTCGTTCGCCGACCGGGCGAGCCGGTTCCCGCGCATGTGCTCGTCGCTCGTGGGACGCGCCGAACTGACCCTCCCGTTGTGGGAGATGCTCGAATCGGACTGGGGGTCGGCCCGGGAGGTGCGCGGCGAGCAGCCACTGCTCGTCCTCGACGGCACCCCCACCGTGCGGCCCGATCCGCTGGTACGGCAGGTGCGGATGGACGAGGTCGAGGCGTACCTGCCGGCCGCGATCGCGATGTTCGTGGAGGAGGTCGGTATCGATCCGCGCCTGCACGACGGTGGCCGCGGCTACCGGCGTCGGGTCGCGAACCTCATCGCGTCCGGTCGGGCGTGGGCGCGCTTCGAGGACGGCGAGGTCGTGTACAAGGCCGAGGTGGGGTCGATGTCGGCGTCCGTCGGACAGATCCAAGGTGTGTGGGTCGATCCGTCCCGCCGTGGTGAGGGGATCGGCGCGGCCGGGACCGCCGCGGTGGCCGCGGCCGTCGTCGCCCGTGGCCGGGTGGCGAGCCTGTACGTCAACAGTTTCAACCAGCCGGCGCGCCGCGCCTACGCCCGTGTGGGCTTCACCCAGGTTGCGACGTTCGCGACCGTCCTGCTCGACTGATCACACGTACAGCACGGTCCGGGTCACCTGCCTGGTGGCCCGGTTCAGATAGCAGAACAGGACGGCATGAGCGCCGTCGACGGTGCACGTGGCGGTGACCGTGTCGCCGGCCGCGACGATCTTCGTGAGGTCCCGCACCGGCCGGCCGCCGAGGAGGTCGAGGGCGCGGCGATCACCGCGGTCGGCGTCGGCGACGAGCCGGCGGACGGCCTGCTTGCCGCGCTCGCCGACGCTGCGGACCGCGAGCCCGAACGCAAGTGACCCGCCGAGCCCCTGTAGCCGCAGCATCCGGGCGCCCATCCCGGCGGCCACTCCGAGCTTCGCCCGGTCGAGCCCGGCGACCTGTGCGAACATCGGCGCCACCTCCCAGTGGGCTGCGATCCGGCGGATCCGTGGGGGGCCGTCGTCGAGCGTCGTCTCGTACAGCAGGTGCATCGGCGCCTGCGCGACGACGCCGTCCCCGAGTCGGGTCTCGATCGTGACATCGCGGACCACGTCGAGACCGGACACGATATCGTCGTGCTCGACGTGGAAGTGGATGTCGTTGGGGGCGATGAACGTGTCCCAGAATCGGTCCAGCGGGGCGCCGCCGCGGCTACGGCTGCGCCGGTCGTACAGGCCGCCGAGGACAGGGCGCCCACCGACCGGATCCTCCACCACGTGCCGCTGCGCGAACAACCCCAACCAGGCGTTCTTGTCGTGGACGGCGACCGCGGCGGGGGAGCCGAGGACGAGGTCGAGCAGTTCCTGCCGGGTCGGTGTCGTGGTCATGCGCGCGAGTATCGCACAGCGGTGGAACGTGTTGCAGAAATTTCGGCCGTCAGGGCAGCAGGCCCAGGCGGCGGGCGGCGACGACGGCTTCCCTCCGGGTGTGGGTGTCGAGTTTGCCCATCGCGCTGCGCAGGTAACTCTTCACGGTCTGCGGTTTGACGGAGATGCGTTCGGCGATCTCGACGTTGGTGCAGCCGAGGGCGGCGTGGGCGAGGACGTCGAGTTCGCGGGTGGACAGCGTGACGGCCGGGTGGGTGGGGGACGGCGGCTGGGGAGAGCCGAGGCCGGCGAGCCGACCCGACAGTGCACGCAGTCGTTCCTGCAGTTCGGGGTCGCCGATCATCTGGGCGATGCTGCGCAGTTCGGCGTGCACGTCACGGATCTCCTCGGCGTCGACTGCCGGGTGCGCGGACTGCTCGGCGACGGCCGCGTCGAGCAGTCGTACCCGCCGGTCCACCTCGTCGCGGATCGTGATCTCACTGGTGAGGCGGCGTCCGGCCTGGATCATGACGTCGGTGAGCCGATCTCCGATCGGGGTGTTCTCGCGGACCGCGGCATACACGACGGCGCGGGGGGTGCCCTGTACGACGACGGGCACCGCGAGCACCGACTGCAGGCCCTCGGCGATCACCTGACGGTCGTAGTGGTGGGTGATCGACAGGTCGCGGCTGTAGTCGTGGATCGCGATGGGGTTCTTCCGTTCGACGACGCGTCCCCCGAGTCCGGAACTCTCGGCGACGGCGAGTCCGCGCAACCCGTCGGTGTGGGTGCCGACGAACTCGCCCAGGTGCAGGGTGTTGTCCTGGACTTCGCCGCCGAACAGGACGGGCACGATGCCGGTGGCGGCGACTCTGCGCAGTTCGGCACGCAGTGCGTCGCGGTCGCGGGGACGGAGCAGGGCCGCGGTGTCGGTGGCCAACCGTGTCACCCCTTTCCGGGGGTAGTCGTTCGACTCGATGTCACGAAGCATATAGGTCGAATTTCAGTCCGATTTCTCATCGGACCCGACGACGAGGAGTGACGATGAGCATCGACACCACCGCCCGCGTACGCGAACTGCTGGCGCAGTACGAGTCCCCGCAGGCATGCGCCGCCGACCTGCTGTGCGACGGGCACCCCGCCGATGCGGTGGCGTTCACCGTCGTCGAGGCGGATCTGTCGTCGCACGATCTGACGTACGGATGGCTGCGTGAGGAGTCGACGCGGTTCGCGGCCGCACTGGCCGGTCTGGGTGTGGAGCCGGGCGACTGTGTCGCCACGCTGATGGGCAAGTCGGCGGAGATCGTCGTCGCCCTGCTGGGTATCTGGCGTCGCGGCGCCGTGCACGTGCCGCTGTTCACGGCGTTCGCGCCGCCGGCGATCGCCTTCCGGGTGGAGGCCAGCAAGACGAAGGTCGTCGTCGCCGACGCCGGTCAGGTCGCCAAGCTCGCGCCGGGCGGCGACATGCCGGAGAACCCGTCGTGGACGACGATCGTCGTCGATGGTGGGGACGACGTCGCCGACGGTGTCCTGCGGTTCGAGGACCTGATCGCGCAGCACTCGGCGGACGACCCGCGCGGCGGTGCGGTCGCGCTCGGTGGCGACGCCCCGATCGTGCGCCTGTTCACGTCCGGCACCACCGGCACCCCGAAGGGTGTCCCGGTGCCGATCCGGGCGCTCGCCGCGTTCCGCTCGTACATCGAGTGGGGCCTGGACGTGCAGGAGGACGACGTCTTCTGGAACGCGGCCGACCCGGGCTGGGCGTACGGCCTGTACTACGCACTGCTCGGCCCGATGGCCGCCGGTGTCCGCAGCATCCTGCTGCACTCGGGCTTCTCGGCCCCGCTCACCTGGAAGGTGATCGAGAAGTTCGGTGTCACCAACTTCGCGGCCGCCCCCACCGTGTACCGCAGCCTGCGCGCCGACGAGACCCCGGTCCCGGAGTCGGTGAAGCTGCGTCGTGCATCGTCGGCCGGTGAGCCCCTGACCCCCGACGTCATCGCGTGGTCGCAGGAGCAGCTGGGCGTGAAGGTCCACGACCAGTACGGCCAGACCGAGCACGGCATGTTCATCATCAACGCATGGGCCGACGGTCTGTACGAGGATGTCGTCGCCGGTTCGATGGGTCGGCCGCTGCCCGGTTGGAGCTGCGCCGTCCTCGCCGACGACTCCGACGAGATCAACCCGCCCCGCACCCCGGGCCGCGTCGCGATCGACACCCACGCCAGCCCGCTCATGTGGTTCACCGGTTACAGCGACGACGCCGAGAAGACCGCTGCCCGCTTCACCGAGGACGGCCGCTGGTACATCACCGGCGACGCCGGCCAGACCGACGAGGAGGGACGCTTCTTCTTCTCGTCCCGCGACGACGACGTCATCATCATGGCCGGCTACCGCATCGGCCCCTTCGATGTCGAGAGCGTCCTCGTCATGCACGACGACGTCGTCGAGGCCGCCGTCGTCGGCATGCCCGACGAACTGCGCGGCGAGGTCCTCGAGGCGTTCGTCGTGCTGCGGAACGGTGTGGAGGGCACCGACGAGCTCGAGAAGGAACTGCAGCAGCTCGTGAAGACGAAGTTCGCCGCCCACGCCTACCCGCGGACCGTGCACTTCGTCGAGAACCTCCCCAAGACCCCGAGCGGCAAGATCCAGCGGTTCCTGCTGCGTCAGGGTCGGTGATCCGACCGGAGTCACCGACCGGGCCTGAGCGCCCGCCCCACCCGGGGCGGGCGCTCAGTCGTGTGCGGGGTGCGTCCGGCTGCGACGACGGTCGATCAGTGCGCCCCGAAGGCTCATCAGCACGCTCAGGCCCAGACCCCAGCCGACCATCGAGAACATGATGCCGACACCGGACAGCCCGGTCGTGTCGAACGTGGCTGCCACACAGAACGCGGCCGCGAACCCGGCGGTCGTGCCCGCCGCCGCAGCCAGCCCGCCGGACCGCGTCCACCGGGACAGTTGCGCCGCGACGAAACACCCCGCCACCACCGTCGCCCCGCACGCCACCACCTGCCAGGTGGGGAACGCGTTCGGGGCGGGCAGCCCGGGGCCTTGACCGTAGGCCGACCAGCTCAGCCAGCCCGCGCACGCGACGAACCCCAGGGCGAACGCCGTCGCCGCGGTCGCCCACAGCCCCAGCCGGCCCGCGCGGGGCCGGCTGTCGGCCCGTTCGACCCGCAGCACCGAGCGAATCATGTTCGCTGCGAACAGCATCGGCACGCCGACGAAGATCGTGACGAGCCACAGGTACTGCGGCCAGGAGAAAGCGCTCATGAGATCACCCTGACACAGCACCGAGCGCCCATTCCTGCACCGCAGTTGCGGGAATCCGCATATCGGGGCGAGGAATGGGCGCTCGGGCCGAACAGGCTCAGCGGGCGGCGCCGCGTCCGCGGATGCGTCCGAGGACCAGCAGCGCCAGCAGGGTGACGAGCAGCAGCATCGTGGTGTTGGCGGCGGCCTGGAACACCTGGCCGCGGTCGGTGAGCCCGAAGATGGCCACCGGCAGCGTCTTCCACGTGGCCGGGTACACCATGATCGTGGCGCCGAGTTCGCCCATGGACAGGGCGACGGACAGGCCCGCGGCCGCCCCGAGAGCAGGTACCAGCAGGGGCAGGGTGATCCGGAACAGGACCCGGGCCGGTCCGGCGCCGAGGGATTCGGCGGCCTGCCGATAGGCGGGATCGAGGCGATCCAATGCCGCGGAGACGGAGCTGAACGCGAACGCCAGCACCAGCACGGCGTGCGCGAGGATGACGATCCACTTGGTG from Prescottella sp. R16 includes these protein-coding regions:
- the rlmN gene encoding 23S rRNA (adenine(2503)-C(2))-methyltransferase RlmN codes for the protein MSVSLPLVFTAPRRGMPPRHLADLDADERKEAVKELGLPGFRADQLARQYYGRLEADPDKMTDLPAAMREKVGSALFPQLLDVVKHVACDAGQTRKTLWKAHDGTLLESVLMRYPDRATLCISSQAGCGMACPFCATGQAGLTRNLSTAEIVDQVRAAAAALRDGEVEGGEGRLSNIVFMGMGEPLANYKRVVAAVRRITSPAPNGLGISQRSVTVSTVGLAPAIRKLADEDLSVRLAVSLHTPDDELRDTLVPVNNRWPVAEVLDAARYYADKSGRRVSIEYALIRDVNDQPWRADMLGKKLHKALGPLVHVNLIPLNPTPGSKWDASPKPVEREFVRRVQAQGVSCTVRDTRGQEIAAACGQLAAEN
- a CDS encoding DUF2631 domain-containing protein, with the translated sequence MAGTQLDPTSNDPVVAAHVDTAEVPSAAWGWSGEAPRLFRFAGWFFAAFLLLMFIGNHEGKVEDLFLLGFAGAIVFILVRDIVLRRKPR
- the dxr gene encoding 1-deoxy-D-xylulose-5-phosphate reductoisomerase, which produces MLLLGSTGSIGTQALEVVAANPDKFEVVGLAAGGGNIDLLARQIRETGVTRVAVADSAAAARLDLPGVLSGPDAVTELVRSTPADVVLNALVGSLGLAPTLAALESGARLALANKESLVAGGPLVTAAAAPGQIVPVDSEHSALAQCLRGGRADEVARLVLTASGGPFRGWTAAALEDVTPEQAGAHPTWSMGPMNTLNSASLVNKGLELIETHLLFGIDYDRIDVTVHPQSIVHSMVTFVDGSTLAQASPPDMKLPIALALGWPDRVPGAAAACDFSAASTWTFEPVDNVVFPAIDLARQAGKAGGCTTAVYNAANEVAAEAFLAGALSFPSIVRTVEKVLAAGGEWSAPPATVDDVLAADGWARARARDLVKQEG
- a CDS encoding RIP metalloprotease, yielding MVFALGVVLFALGIALSIALHEAGHMWTAQTLGMKVRRYYIGFGPKIFSFRRGETEYGLKAIPAGGFCDIAGMTAIDELADDEVDRAMYKQKAWKRIVVMSGGIVMNFVLGFVLIVVLAVGWGLPNPETRAVVEKTVCVAPTQAGKESGYALATCTGDGPAAAAGIRAGDVITAVNGTETATFGDLVKATQPLSGTADFTIDRDGQTLVLPVQVQQAQRWVNPPGSTLEDPLPPVSQEVGAIGVGAPPGIVQYSLLSAIPASVSYTGDIFVQTAHALTQMPAKVVDLWDAVTGGERGKDTPISVVGASVIGGEVAEEGLWQVFIGMLATLNFFLGMFNLLPLLPLDGGHIAVTVYEKIRNSIRKMRGLAAGGPVDYMKLMPVTYVFVVLGGAYMLLTLTADIVNPIQLFP
- the ispG gene encoding flavodoxin-dependent (E)-4-hydroxy-3-methylbut-2-enyl-diphosphate synthase; the protein is MTSPVGLGLPEVPAVLAPRRKTRQLMVGGVGVGSDHPVSVQSMCTTKTHDINATLQQIAELTASGCDIVRVACPRQEDADALATIAKKSKIPVIADIHFQPRYIFAAIDAGCAAVRVNPGNIKEFDGRVKEVAKAAGDAGIPIRIGVNAGSLDPRLMQKYGKATPEALVESALWEAGLFEEHGYGDIKISVKHNDPVVMVEAYRQLAAQCDYPLHLGVTEAGPAFQGTIKSAVAFGALLSEGIGDTIRVSLSAPPAEEIKVGTQILQSLNLRPRKLEIVSCPSCGRAQVDVYKLANEVTAGLEGMEVPLRVAVMGCVVNGPGEAREADLGVASGNGKGQIFVKGQVIKTVPEALIVETLIEEAMRIAEEMEAGGQPSGAPSVTVG
- a CDS encoding GNAT family N-acetyltransferase, whose product is MLKLLGARQLGGRDTAQVLRVLEADPVAACMVAARVQQVGLDPRSLHGEMWSRGGPTESLCFAGANLIPLLGDVDDLRSFADRASRFPRMCSSLVGRAELTLPLWEMLESDWGSAREVRGEQPLLVLDGTPTVRPDPLVRQVRMDEVEAYLPAAIAMFVEEVGIDPRLHDGGRGYRRRVANLIASGRAWARFEDGEVVYKAEVGSMSASVGQIQGVWVDPSRRGEGIGAAGTAAVAAAVVARGRVASLYVNSFNQPARRAYARVGFTQVATFATVLLD
- a CDS encoding transporter translates to MTTTPTRQELLDLVLGSPAAVAVHDKNAWLGLFAQRHVVEDPVGGRPVLGGLYDRRSRSRGGAPLDRFWDTFIAPNDIHFHVEHDDIVSGLDVVRDVTIETRLGDGVVAQAPMHLLYETTLDDGPPRIRRIAAHWEVAPMFAQVAGLDRAKLGVAAGMGARMLRLQGLGGSLAFGLAVRSVGERGKQAVRRLVADADRGDRRALDLLGGRPVRDLTKIVAAGDTVTATCTVDGAHAVLFCYLNRATRQVTRTVLYV
- a CDS encoding LuxR C-terminal-related transcriptional regulator — encoded protein: MATDTAALLRPRDRDALRAELRRVAATGIVPVLFGGEVQDNTLHLGEFVGTHTDGLRGLAVAESSGLGGRVVERKNPIAIHDYSRDLSITHHYDRQVIAEGLQSVLAVPVVVQGTPRAVVYAAVRENTPIGDRLTDVMIQAGRRLTSEITIRDEVDRRVRLLDAAVAEQSAHPAVDAEEIRDVHAELRSIAQMIGDPELQERLRALSGRLAGLGSPQPPSPTHPAVTLSTRELDVLAHAALGCTNVEIAERISVKPQTVKSYLRSAMGKLDTHTRREAVVAARRLGLLP
- a CDS encoding AMP-binding protein, with protein sequence MSIDTTARVRELLAQYESPQACAADLLCDGHPADAVAFTVVEADLSSHDLTYGWLREESTRFAAALAGLGVEPGDCVATLMGKSAEIVVALLGIWRRGAVHVPLFTAFAPPAIAFRVEASKTKVVVADAGQVAKLAPGGDMPENPSWTTIVVDGGDDVADGVLRFEDLIAQHSADDPRGGAVALGGDAPIVRLFTSGTTGTPKGVPVPIRALAAFRSYIEWGLDVQEDDVFWNAADPGWAYGLYYALLGPMAAGVRSILLHSGFSAPLTWKVIEKFGVTNFAAAPTVYRSLRADETPVPESVKLRRASSAGEPLTPDVIAWSQEQLGVKVHDQYGQTEHGMFIINAWADGLYEDVVAGSMGRPLPGWSCAVLADDSDEINPPRTPGRVAIDTHASPLMWFTGYSDDAEKTAARFTEDGRWYITGDAGQTDEEGRFFFSSRDDDVIIMAGYRIGPFDVESVLVMHDDVVEAAVVGMPDELRGEVLEAFVVLRNGVEGTDELEKELQQLVKTKFAAHAYPRTVHFVENLPKTPSGKIQRFLLRQGR
- a CDS encoding ABC transporter permease — its product is MLLWTRRARYLTLGFFAAVVTVVFVAPIATVIAAALAGAWNGPLPSNLGTKNLSAALSDENLASMIVSLQTAIIAGGLALVVGTWAALAAREAPAWLRKITDAVFHLPVALPSVAIGLGLLIAFNERPLLLGGTKWIVILAHAVLVLAFAFSSVSAALDRLDPAYRQAAESLGAGPARVLFRITLPLLVPALGAAAGLSVALSMGELGATIMVYPATWKTLPVAIFGLTDRGQVFQAAANTTMLLLVTLLALLVLGRIRGRGAAR